In one Ornithinimicrobium pratense genomic region, the following are encoded:
- a CDS encoding DNA polymerase III subunit alpha — translation MGGDFVHLHVASSASMRYGASHPADLVARAVELGQPALALTDRDGLYGAVRFVRSCQDAGILPVLGVDLALGSSALATGDPSSAASPAVVTGLREGGTPAHLPPTSGHPSRTPVKGGTLVDDLQPRVVVLARGQRGGVGPGVGWARLCRLVTHTHLAGERSVPRTSPELLARAATPVEGVAPVVVLLGPDSDVGRALLARRRGQARLLLQAWVDLLPPDTVRVEVVCHGGPEGTPASLGHATALWALAREVGVPAVLTAAVRHAVPEQARVVDVLDAARRMVTLDERHLDRVSTAGHLAGTGTMVGLARQLERASGGGSRAADLLRATLDLAAACHQDARSDLGLGSVHLPEPEVLGVSGIGQAHQVLTERCTQAVSTRYPGAGTADLEGIRTRLDDELGVIAGLGYPTYFLTVAQVCDLIREHGVRVAARGSGAGSLVTYLLGISGVDPMEHGLLMERFCSPLRAELPDIDIDVESARRTEMYERILERFGSDRVTCVSMAETYRVRHALRDAAAALGMPPGEIDVIAKAFPHIRAKDARAAVHDLPELRRQGLDTPRMQQLLELVESLDGLPRHIAMHPCGVILSNTSLLDRTPVEASWLGFPMSQFDKDDVEEMGLLKLDVLGIRMQSAMAHAVQEIERVDGVRVDLDDRARVPLDDPDTFALVQSTRTLGCFQIESPGQRELVGKFAPETFADIIIDISLFRPGPVKSDMIRPFLHARQGWGEPDHLHPSLVPYLQQTCGVVVFHEQVLQIVAETTGVSLAQADEVRRAMGSPAGQEEVKVWWHSKAAAKGYRQADLDRIWQVLAAFASFGFCKAHAAAFALPTYQSAWLKTHHTAAFLAGVLTHDPGMYPKRLILDEARTMGVHVLGLDVNRSGASYRVERVDPREQGGFGEPGPGRVEGGQATSAVPPGRLRRVPDHVDAVMTRVEQAASDYGIRLSLTDVKGISEDEVARLVAGQPYDSLADLWHRARPSRPIAERLVLAGGLDALHRVGRHRPGGGPGGGGLLTRRDLLLHVRDLDRWTRHATTATGRSRTGRRTPAPVLGGTTGGEVAARTGAQAAGRRTWHQAPAPAAQLTLDLGDDPAPLTGSGLPEMTPSEQLRAELEVLGMDVSAHVVAGFGPMLAELGVTRSRDLLSCRGGAEVLIAGAKVATQTPPVRSGRRVVFLTLDDGTGPADATFFEDVQGPYASTIFHSWLLLVRGVVRRTGPRGVSIRATAAWELGELAQTWERGGLRAAHEHLRRSEEQARLLAEEAESVARQEAASTGATGRRVLVHASGFRQSPYADIRPAGDTVQEPGSKLWHSSSGSAGW, via the coding sequence ATGGGGGGCGACTTCGTCCACCTGCACGTCGCCTCCAGCGCCTCGATGCGCTACGGCGCGTCCCATCCCGCCGACCTCGTGGCCAGGGCCGTCGAGCTGGGTCAGCCTGCCCTGGCGCTGACCGACCGCGACGGTCTCTACGGTGCCGTGCGTTTCGTGCGCTCCTGCCAGGACGCCGGGATCCTGCCGGTGTTAGGTGTCGACCTGGCCTTGGGCAGCTCGGCGCTGGCGACCGGTGACCCGTCGTCCGCGGCCTCCCCTGCCGTGGTCACCGGGCTGCGGGAGGGCGGCACCCCGGCACATCTGCCCCCCACCTCAGGACATCCGTCCCGCACCCCAGTCAAGGGCGGGACCCTGGTCGACGACCTGCAGCCGCGGGTGGTCGTGCTCGCCCGCGGGCAGCGTGGTGGCGTGGGGCCAGGAGTTGGGTGGGCCCGGCTCTGCCGGTTGGTGACGCACACCCACCTGGCGGGTGAGCGTTCGGTGCCGCGGACCTCTCCTGAACTGCTGGCCCGGGCAGCAACCCCGGTCGAGGGGGTCGCCCCGGTCGTGGTGCTGCTGGGCCCGGACTCCGACGTGGGGCGGGCGCTGCTGGCCCGGCGGCGGGGGCAGGCCCGGCTGCTGCTGCAGGCCTGGGTCGATCTGCTCCCTCCGGACACGGTGCGGGTCGAGGTCGTCTGCCACGGCGGTCCGGAGGGGACCCCCGCCAGCCTGGGGCATGCCACCGCGCTGTGGGCCCTGGCCCGGGAGGTCGGGGTGCCCGCGGTCCTTACTGCCGCGGTCCGGCACGCCGTCCCCGAGCAGGCCCGGGTGGTTGACGTGCTCGACGCGGCCCGGCGGATGGTCACCCTCGACGAGCGGCACCTGGACCGGGTCAGCACCGCCGGGCACCTGGCCGGGACCGGCACCATGGTCGGTCTGGCCCGGCAGCTGGAGCGGGCCTCCGGTGGTGGTTCCCGGGCCGCCGACCTGCTGCGCGCCACCCTGGATCTTGCCGCCGCCTGCCACCAGGATGCCCGCTCCGACCTAGGTCTGGGCTCGGTCCACCTGCCCGAGCCCGAGGTGCTGGGGGTCAGCGGCATCGGCCAGGCGCACCAGGTGCTCACCGAACGCTGCACCCAGGCCGTCAGCACCCGCTACCCCGGGGCGGGCACCGCAGACCTTGAGGGCATCCGCACCCGCCTGGACGATGAGCTGGGCGTCATCGCGGGGCTGGGCTACCCGACCTACTTCCTCACCGTCGCCCAGGTCTGCGACCTCATCCGGGAGCATGGGGTGCGGGTCGCCGCCCGGGGGTCGGGCGCGGGCAGCCTGGTGACCTACCTGCTCGGGATCAGCGGTGTGGACCCGATGGAGCACGGTCTGCTCATGGAGCGCTTCTGCTCACCGCTGCGTGCTGAGCTGCCAGACATCGACATCGACGTGGAGTCGGCACGTCGCACGGAGATGTACGAACGGATCCTGGAGCGCTTCGGCTCCGACCGGGTGACCTGCGTGTCGATGGCCGAGACCTACCGGGTGCGCCACGCCCTGCGCGACGCCGCCGCCGCGCTGGGGATGCCGCCGGGGGAGATCGACGTCATCGCCAAGGCCTTCCCGCACATCCGCGCCAAGGACGCACGCGCGGCCGTCCACGACCTGCCCGAGCTGCGCAGGCAGGGGCTGGACACCCCTCGCATGCAGCAGCTGCTGGAGCTGGTCGAGTCTCTCGACGGGCTGCCCCGGCACATCGCGATGCACCCCTGCGGGGTGATCCTGTCCAACACCTCTCTGCTGGACCGCACCCCGGTGGAGGCCAGCTGGCTGGGCTTCCCGATGAGCCAGTTCGACAAGGACGACGTCGAGGAGATGGGGCTGCTCAAGCTGGACGTGCTCGGCATCCGGATGCAGTCGGCGATGGCGCACGCGGTCCAGGAGATCGAGCGCGTGGACGGGGTCCGGGTCGACCTCGACGACCGTGCCCGGGTGCCGCTGGACGACCCCGATACCTTCGCCCTGGTCCAGTCCACCCGAACCCTGGGCTGCTTCCAGATCGAGTCCCCCGGGCAGCGTGAGCTGGTCGGCAAGTTCGCCCCCGAGACCTTCGCCGACATCATCATCGACATCTCACTGTTCCGTCCCGGGCCGGTGAAATCGGACATGATCCGGCCGTTCCTGCACGCCCGGCAGGGCTGGGGGGAGCCGGACCATCTGCACCCCAGCCTGGTGCCCTATCTGCAGCAGACCTGCGGGGTGGTCGTCTTCCACGAGCAGGTGCTGCAGATCGTCGCCGAGACGACCGGGGTGAGCCTGGCCCAGGCCGACGAGGTTCGGCGGGCGATGGGGTCGCCGGCCGGCCAGGAGGAGGTCAAGGTGTGGTGGCACTCGAAGGCCGCAGCCAAGGGCTACCGGCAGGCCGACCTGGACCGGATCTGGCAGGTGCTGGCGGCGTTCGCCTCGTTCGGCTTCTGCAAGGCACACGCGGCCGCGTTCGCGCTGCCCACCTACCAGTCGGCCTGGCTCAAGACCCACCACACCGCAGCCTTCCTCGCCGGGGTGCTCACCCACGACCCCGGCATGTACCCCAAGCGCCTCATCCTCGACGAGGCCCGGACCATGGGCGTGCACGTGCTCGGCCTCGACGTCAACCGTTCGGGGGCGAGCTACCGGGTCGAGCGGGTGGACCCGCGGGAGCAGGGCGGTTTCGGAGAGCCGGGTCCCGGACGAGTTGAGGGTGGACAGGCCACCAGCGCCGTGCCGCCCGGCCGCCTGCGGCGTGTCCCCGACCACGTCGATGCGGTGATGACCCGGGTGGAACAGGCCGCCTCCGACTACGGCATCCGGCTGTCGCTGACCGATGTCAAGGGAATCAGCGAGGACGAGGTCGCCCGGCTCGTCGCCGGCCAGCCCTACGACTCCCTGGCTGACCTGTGGCACCGTGCCCGGCCGAGCCGGCCGATCGCGGAGCGTCTGGTGCTGGCCGGCGGGTTGGATGCCCTGCACCGGGTGGGCCGGCACCGGCCCGGGGGTGGCCCGGGAGGTGGTGGTCTGCTCACCCGGCGCGACCTGCTCCTGCACGTGCGTGACCTGGACCGGTGGACCCGGCACGCCACGACCGCCACGGGTCGCAGCCGGACCGGGCGACGCACGCCCGCCCCGGTGCTGGGCGGCACCACCGGCGGTGAGGTCGCCGCCCGCACCGGCGCCCAGGCGGCCGGTCGGCGCACCTGGCACCAGGCTCCGGCACCAGCCGCGCAGCTCACCCTTGACCTCGGGGACGACCCGGCGCCGCTGACCGGCAGCGGATTACCGGAGATGACCCCCTCCGAGCAGCTACGGGCCGAGCTGGAGGTGCTCGGGATGGACGTCAGCGCCCACGTGGTCGCCGGTTTCGGGCCGATGCTCGCCGAGCTCGGGGTGACCAGGTCCCGCGACCTGCTCTCCTGCCGGGGCGGGGCCGAGGTGCTGATCGCTGGGGCCAAGGTCGCCACCCAGACGCCACCGGTGCGCTCTGGCCGGCGGGTGGTCTTCCTGACCCTCGACGACGGGACCGGCCCCGCCGACGCCACCTTCTTCGAGGATGTCCAGGGTCCCTACGCCAGCACGATCTTCCACTCCTGGCTCCTCCTCGTCCGCGGCGTCGTTCGTCGCACCGGACCACGAGGGGTGTCCATCCGGGCCACCGCGGCCTGGGAGCTGGGCGAGCTGGCCCAGACCTGGGAGCGCGGAGGGCTGAGGGCCGCCCACGAGCACCTGCGCCGCAGCGAGGAGCAGGCACGGCTGCTCGCGGAGGAGGCCGAGTCCGTTGCCCGTCAGGAGGCTGCCTCGACCGGCGCCACCGGTCGGCGGGTGCTGGTGCACGCCTCCGGCTTCCGCCAGTCGCCCTACGCCGACATCCGACCCGCTGGTGACACCGTCCAGGAGCCCGGCAGCAAGCTGTGGCACTCCAGCTCCGGGAGCGCGGGATGGTGA
- the dinB gene encoding DNA polymerase IV, with the protein MVRGEAGAPASDEGYILHVDMDAFYAAVSLLEHPDLVGQPVVVGGGWRSVVLCATYEARAYGVRSGMPMATARRLCPPAVVVRPDHDAYARVSEGVMAVFAEVTPQLEPVSMEEAFLDVSATGRQWGGPARIGQWIRDTVADEQGITCSVGGAPTKAMAKIASRAAKPDGMRLLTRDQVVPFLHPMPVSALWGVGESTEAELHRLGLRTVAQLAHVPRSTLSRAFGEQTAMHLHALAWGVDDSPVVPARRERSVGSSQTMAHDVDDPEVVRRQLLQLAERTASRMRHAGVLGRTVVLTVRFSDFTTITRSRTIAVPTDVTRDVHATAWSLYTALGLQRARIRMLGVRMEGITEADGTLVQGRLDEPEHGWRDAERAMDRAAARFGQGAVRPASLLREHSRSA; encoded by the coding sequence ATGGTGAGGGGCGAGGCGGGTGCTCCTGCGTCGGACGAGGGTTACATCCTGCACGTCGACATGGACGCCTTCTATGCCGCGGTGTCGCTGCTGGAGCACCCCGATCTGGTCGGGCAGCCGGTGGTGGTGGGCGGCGGGTGGCGCAGCGTCGTGCTCTGCGCCACCTACGAGGCGCGGGCCTACGGTGTGCGCTCGGGTATGCCGATGGCCACCGCCCGCAGGCTGTGCCCGCCGGCAGTGGTGGTCCGGCCCGACCACGACGCCTACGCCCGGGTCTCCGAGGGGGTGATGGCCGTCTTCGCGGAGGTCACCCCACAGTTGGAGCCGGTCTCGATGGAAGAAGCCTTCCTCGACGTCTCTGCCACCGGGCGACAGTGGGGCGGACCGGCCCGGATCGGTCAGTGGATCCGGGACACGGTGGCCGACGAGCAGGGCATCACCTGCTCCGTCGGGGGCGCCCCCACCAAGGCGATGGCCAAGATCGCCTCCCGGGCGGCCAAGCCGGACGGTATGCGTCTGCTCACCCGCGACCAGGTGGTGCCTTTTCTGCACCCGATGCCGGTCAGTGCACTGTGGGGGGTAGGGGAGTCCACCGAGGCCGAGCTGCACCGCCTGGGGCTGCGGACGGTCGCCCAGCTGGCCCATGTGCCACGGTCCACCTTGAGCCGAGCCTTCGGCGAGCAGACGGCCATGCATCTGCACGCCTTGGCCTGGGGGGTGGACGACTCCCCGGTGGTGCCCGCGCGTCGGGAGCGCAGCGTCGGCTCCTCCCAGACGATGGCCCACGACGTGGATGACCCCGAGGTGGTTCGTCGCCAGCTGCTCCAGCTCGCTGAACGGACGGCCAGCCGGATGCGGCATGCGGGGGTGCTGGGCCGCACCGTGGTGCTGACTGTCCGGTTCTCCGACTTCACCACCATCACCCGGTCCCGCACGATTGCCGTCCCCACCGACGTCACCCGGGATGTGCATGCCACGGCCTGGTCGCTCTACACCGCCCTGGGTCTGCAACGGGCCCGCATTCGGATGCTCGGGGTGCGGATGGAAGGGATCACCGAGGCCGACGGCACCCTGGTGCAGGGGCGGCTGGACGAGCCGGAGCACGGCTGGCGGGACGCCGAACGGGCGATGGACCGGGCCGCGGCCAGGTTCGGGCAGGGCGCGGTGCGTCCGGCGAGCCTGCTGCGGGAGCACTCCCGCTCGGCCTAG